One Paenibacillus riograndensis SBR5 DNA segment encodes these proteins:
- the rpsU gene encoding 30S ribosomal protein S21 has translation MSETKVRKNETIDAALRRFKRSIAKDGVLAEVKKRKHYEKPSVKRKKKSEAARKRKF, from the coding sequence GTGTCTGAAACGAAAGTTCGCAAAAACGAGACAATTGATGCTGCACTTCGTCGCTTTAAACGTTCCATTGCTAAGGATGGTGTCTTGGCTGAGGTGAAGAAACGCAAGCATTATGAAAAGCCAAGCGTAAAGCGCAAGAAGAAGTCTGAGGCTGCTCGTAAGAGAAAGTTTTAG